Genomic DNA from Solanum pennellii chromosome 3, SPENNV200:
TTTGTAGTGAAATAGTATCCAATTGTCAAAGCAATATGTTCATATAAAAACTGTCCTAAAAGTAACTGCAGATCCTAACAGAGAAGAACAAAAACAATTCACTCTTTCTGCAACATATTTTGTTTATCTACTTCATATGAATTACTTAGTCATGAGTAAATGGTTAGACATTCTACCCTCTGTTAtcgtagttttaataatttaattttaagagAAAAGGGAACTTTTTCTAGTTCAGAAattgaaaacatatatatgattgatagagattaaataaagaaattcaGCTTAGTGAAGTACCGAATCATCtgattctttttattattcCAAGCAACAGATTAAACCATCTGGAGTACTTTAGCTTGAACAGATTGATCGGGTCTCCGGCGTATGAAGGATGATTTGTAGAGAGAAAATGCGAGAGCAGCGATAAGAGTACCAAAGACGTCGGCAACAGCGTCCTTGGTAGATGCACCTGCTGACCTGAAAAAACCCAGTTCGTCGGCAACCTCCTTAGCGGCGCCGGCAGCGAGTGAAACAATAGATCCGACCCAGATGCTCCGGCGGCGGATGAAAGGGTAGCGAGTTCTTTCCGCGAGAAAAGATGAAATGATAGCAATGAAGAAGCAGAAGAGTATGTGGTAGAGCTTATCAGGGGCTATCCAATCATCTCCTTCCTCCATTCCTTCTTTCAGGAATTGGTTATAAGAGCCACGCCATTAGATCTTCAGTCAATATAAAAATCTactattatattaatttgttaaTATATAGCATATGCATCACTAGTGCAATTTGCAATTTTAATAAGATAATTATTTGTAATGTTCGAACCAACTTTCACTCGCCCTTATTTATCAATTTGGGATCGGGTATTTGTAATGTCCGAACCAACTTTCATGCCCTTATTTATCAACTTGGGATCGGGTTATTTGTGTTCAAATGGACCTGAGCACCCCGGGCTCACTCCAATTTGTTCTCAGTTCATCTTCTCAACGATAGGATTAGTGCTGGAGCTTTCAACAGTTGCATAGTAAAATATCTGTCTACACAAAAAAGCCGGATACAGTTGAATGGATTTGGCT
This window encodes:
- the LOC107014828 gene encoding uncharacterized protein LOC107014828, whose amino-acid sequence is MEEGDDWIAPDKLYHILFCFFIAIISSFLAERTRYPFIRRRSIWVGSIVSLAAGAAKEVADELGFFRSAGASTKDAVADVFGTLIAALAFSLYKSSFIRRRPDQSVQAKVLQMV